A stretch of DNA from Kazachstania africana CBS 2517 chromosome 3, complete genome:
GACAATCCGAGATTTTCCTCATATTTGCCCAGATAATCCACTATTCTTACCGTTGAAATGCTTCTGTCTTTCACACTCAGAGTCGATAATGCCTTGTTAAACTAGTGTTGTAGCAATCTGACTCATCGAGTCcgaaagaagaattgaaagcaactataaaaatttgaaaattgaatattaaGAACGAGTAAATCCAATTGAATATGGAGCAATGCATTCACATCATTCACACTCAGGTGATTATGTGGCCCACGGGGCCGATCCATTGGAGGATATAGTCGATAGAGCCAAGCAATTGGGATTTGATACGTACTGCTTAACAGAACATATGCCACGGTTTGACAAAAAGTACTTGTAtccagaagaaatagaagGAGTCGGAAACGAGAAAGCTattgatcaattgaagCAGAacttttcaagatttcTTGGCCATGCTAAACAGATAAAAACCCGTGAGAAAGATAACATTAACATTGTTATTGGTACTGAAATTGAATGTTGCGACATTGATCACATTGAATATGCTCGCActataataaaagaaaacCGTGATACCATCAAATTCACCGTTGGATCGATACATCATATCAATGAGATaccaattgattttgacCAGCTCTCTTGGAACAGATGTTTAGCTTccttcaataataatttgaaagatatgCTGATTTCTTACTATGAATTACAATTCGAGATGTTACAAAGAGTTCAACCATTGGTTGTGGGTCACTTTGAtctatataaattatatttacCGAGGAATACACGAGTGGATCCATTGTCAGGCGTGGTATGTGAAAACGAGAATTCTGTTGTAGTTTcagaattttctttgattgaAATGTGGGAAACAGTTCGCAATTTAGTCATAAGAAACTTGAAATACATCAAACTATATGGTGGTACCGTAGAAATAAACAGTTCGGGCTTACGCAAAAAGTTGAAGGAGCCTTATCCCGGCAGTGATATCTGCCAGTTAGTTAAGAAATTTTGCGATGGCAGGTTTGTATTGAGTGATGACTCACATGCTGTAGCTCATGTTGCTGTTTGCTATTTACAATTGCGTGAGTATATTGTAGATGTATTGCAATTGCAAAATGTCTACTACATATCCCAAGAAGACCCAGAGGACACTGTTACTGTAAAATCGATGAGCATcgatgaattcaaaaaccATAAATTCTGGAATAATTCAATGTTATCCCGATGCGAATAACCCTACTGACGTATTCCTCACCAGCAGAGAAAGTTCCACGGAACGGGATTTTTTTCTACGCAAATAATTTAGTTGATAATGAGGTGCTCGTgctcttcttccttcatTGAAAGCCCTTTTATATTAACGTATATAGTAGACACCGTTTATTGCAGATGCACCTAACACGGCCAAACCACATTGCTGGCTATAAGCCAATGTGGGTGCAACTTCCCACTGAAATGTGCAGCAGCCTGAAAAAATTCGCTTCACTTACGACATAATTGATCTTGGCCGTCTAGAATGAGTAAACTTGACTTGTTCCGAGATGTTCTTTAATTCGCTCCCAATCTGTCGTCCTCTATAAGACCAAGAGCAAACTTttgatcaaaaaaaaggaagCCAACTTCACATTCAAGAGTAGAAAGTAAAAGCTACGTATATAGATCAAACAAAAGAAGTATGGGTATCAATAATCCAGTCCCTAGAAGTTTGAAAAGTGAAACAAAGTATGTTGATTAATGACTAAGAAGCGAAACGTTTTTGCGTTTGTCGCAATTTGAGCATTTAGTTGTTTTACTAACACCATTTTATAGAAAAGCTGCTAAAATCTTAGCAAGTTTTGTTAAACCCAACCAAGTGTTTGGTGCTGACCAAGTCATTCCTCCAGATGTTTTAAAGAGAGCTAAGGGTCTAGCCATCATTACCGTTCTTAAAGCAGGTTTCTTATTTTCCGGGAGAGCAGGGTCTGGTGTCATCGTTGCCAGATTAAAAGATGGCACATGGTCTGCTCCTTCTGCCATTGCTATGGCAGGTGCAGGTGCAGGTGGCCTGGTGGGTATAGAATTGACAGATTTTGTCTTCATATTAAACTCTGATGATGCTgttaaatcattttcagagTTTGGTACCATCACTTTAGGCGGTAATGTATCCGTTTCAGCAGGTCCTCTCGGTAGAAATGCAGAAGCTGCTGCATCTGCATCTGCTGGTGGTGTTTCTGCAGTTTTTGCTTATTCAAAGAGTAAAGGTCTTTTTGCAGGTGTCTCTGTCGAAGGTTCCGTTATCTtagaaagaagagaagCCAATAGAAAGTTTTATGGTAATGATTGTACatcaaaaatgattttatcGGGAAGAATAAGACCACCTCCAGCTGTGGATCCATTATTCCGTGTTTTGGAATCTAGAGCTTTCAATTACAGAACAAGAAATGACGATGACGATTATAGCACTTACGATGACGATGACTCTAGATATTACAAT
This window harbors:
- the HIS2 gene encoding histidinol-phosphatase (similar to Saccharomyces cerevisiae HIS2 (YFR025C); ancestral locus Anc_1.351), producing the protein MHSHHSHSGDYVAHGADPLEDIVDRAKQLGFDTYCLTEHMPRFDKKYLYPEEIEGVGNEKAIDQLKQNFSRFLGHAKQIKTREKDNINIVIGTEIECCDIDHIEYARTIIKENRDTIKFTVGSIHHINEIPIDFDQLSWNRCLASFNNNLKDMLISYYELQFEMLQRVQPLVVGHFDLYKLYLPRNTRVDPLSGVVCENENSVVVSEFSLIEMWETVRNLVIRNLKYIKLYGGTVEINSSGLRKKLKEPYPGSDICQLVKKFCDGRFVLSDDSHAVAHVAVCYLQLREYIVDVLQLQNVYYISQEDPEDTVTVKSMSIDEFKNHKFWNNSMLSRCE
- the LSB3 gene encoding Lsb3p (similar to Saccharomyces cerevisiae LSB3 (YFR024C-A) and YSC84 (YHR016C); ancestral locus Anc_1.356) is translated as MGINNPVPRSLKSETKKAAKILASFVKPNQVFGADQVIPPDVLKRAKGLAIITVLKAGFLFSGRAGSGVIVARLKDGTWSAPSAIAMAGAGAGGLVGIELTDFVFILNSDDAVKSFSEFGTITLGGNVSVSAGPLGRNAEAAASASAGGVSAVFAYSKSKGLFAGVSVEGSVILERREANRKFYGNDCTSKMILSGRIRPPPAVDPLFRVLESRAFNYRTRNDDDDYSTYDDDDSRYYNDIPDSFDSSDASSRRANTRSSRRNRSSYRDSYDDGFDDDFDDDDFDRNRSSLGRNGTRSMNRSSRYNDDSNDSDGEDDLNNASSYYAAHRKSNGPKVSSSRSRWEDDIYDRGGQRSSNRRSQYDRDVDDLSNRFSKSRISSEKSGADRAASSRVDAPSSSSNAPKAVALYSFAGEESGDLPFRKGDVITILKKSESQNDWWTGRVNGREGIFPANYVELV